From Erigeron canadensis isolate Cc75 chromosome 5, C_canadensis_v1, whole genome shotgun sequence:
gtAAAGTTTTAGaagttaattaatataatcacCTTTGGACCAAAAAAAAACTGGAGTAATTTATTTGTGTGTGATAGGTGAAGTTGTAACTGATTTGCCTTTTGACGCAGAAAAAATTTACACGTTGCACAAAGCATATTTGCAGAGATTAAGGGTCATTGTAACTTTTGTCATATGTTTGCTTACACTTTCTGTTACTGATATGGGGAAACCAAAGCCATCATCACTAGACAGTCTAAATTTTACAGTGTGCAGTCATGGAGTCATAGATCATGATCTTCAGTAGCTCTTGAAAAGCCATGTCATTACTTTTGCTACGTAGACTAGGATTGACATGGGAGTTGGCCAATGAAGGCTCACAACTAATACAACACTCCCCTAGCAAACTTTTGTTCCGCTGCAACCTGCGGGTTAAAATTctagttttttacttttcctttcattttcttttactttttttcatatatttgcaGAAGCATTTTCATAGAGGATTGAAGGTTCTGGACGACATGGATGCTTCAGGTGTAAAGCCAGACTGTCACAGTTTTACCTATCTTATAAGCCACTGCACCAGCGAAGACGAAATTAATAAGGTAAGTAATATCCTGGAGTCTGTGGttcttattttgaaaaaaatagaaGCACCTACACGTACTTGCATAAAGTCAGATATCAAAACATTGACAGAAAGGTCAAAATCTTGATACAAACTTgattgatgttaaaaaaaaatgaagaaagtaGGAAACAGATGTAGTAAGTAATATCCTGGAGTCTGCAGTAATAAAAGCACCTACACATACTTGCATAAAGTCCTACATCAAAACATTGACAGAAAGGTCAAAATCTTGATACAAATTTGATTGAtgttaaaaaaatgaagaaagtaGGAAACAGATGTAGTAATCATAGTTAACAGTTTAGTTTAAGTCAGTCCTgtttaaaatattgtaaaagCAAGTGGGGTTTCTATTTAAAATAGAAAAGGTTTTGTCAAATTTTGGGATCTATTTACTGGGGTgtcaaaaaaatttctttacTGTAAGGTTCTTTGCAAGGGATCTATTTACCTGAGTGTCtatttaaatagaaaaggtTTAAGCAAGTCTTgtttaaaatattgtaaaagCAAGTAATATTAGATTGCTTTCATTAATgccatgtatatatttataaactgaCAGAATTTTGTTTTTGGTAGTATCATGATATGATGGATGGGATGGGAACTCCACCAACAAAACACCTACACAAGGCTTTAATTCAGTCGTATGTAGCATGCAAATCATTAGAGAGAGCTAGGCATGTCGTCAAAGAGAATGGCACGTCAGACATATTGCATAGTGAGCTTATGAACACTCTTGCATACTCCTTGGCCTTACATGGTGAAGTTGAAGAAGCCAGGCGTGTTTATGATCAAGTACTACAATCACAAGGAACTATTGAGCCTCTTACGGCTTTATGTTT
This genomic window contains:
- the LOC122600852 gene encoding pentatricopeptide repeat-containing protein At4g21880, mitochondrial-like isoform X1, with the protein product MSLLLLRRLGLTWELANEGSQLIQHSPSKLLFRCNLRVKILVFYFSFHFLLLFFIYLQKHFHRGLKVLDDMDASGVKPDCHSFTYLISHCTSEDEINKYHDMMDGMGTPPTKHLHKALIQSYVACKSLERARHVVKENGTSDILHSELMNTLAYSLALHGEVEEARRVYDQVLQSQGTIEPLTALCLIQRLDSADNLKYLLELLKHLTDTDLWDAGCSSILLFCVRHKNLEFSRLSS